The Zingiber officinale cultivar Zhangliang chromosome 10A, Zo_v1.1, whole genome shotgun sequence genome contains a region encoding:
- the LOC122026167 gene encoding uncharacterized protein LOC122026167 — MSVEPREGTRRQLTGSTIAGGPLFSSDCRRKSLPTHRRNPKTSCHGYCKCGIKYATEDGSKGIATESLGEEVQHKGLRQVNNLDLEETRNAHTKTSRNLDKPNAIKESRWMKESINFERTAVVKQTIARIASRSEDKSEPKTKYQAKEPAFRLNKAYSPGKHNILKTTSTKGSNKACENHRFKQTASLPTKRIDTITYLAKANTIPVRVESQPTIHSSNSSRNEAYKKRNIRGMPGMVEEAMKSQMPSHSYNHANNDEPCLEAMNNDQEFQMVKPDEENNEEKTTAIQPKVDSNSDGFKQISNKENYGFVSVTQMPWKLEGILDSSQPESPQSESVDFSLVKLDSPTEEENFPNGIEQESSNDWSSHSLAYDEETEESHSAIAEVTGPEDETEETETGNDTKIDESDSAISEFSELEYETERIKSGSDSKTSMFRGRRMKQSASVHPEENLSVPYMLKFRRRIPHKVESGNCARVGRKDFLQMPRVDVPSDLDAEAASFGLRRHQDVLEKDLRGLFNNVIEETASKLAQNKVQALVRAFETVISLHSPK; from the coding sequence ATGTCTGTAGAACCAAGGGAAGGAACAAGAAGACAATTGACTGGTTCAACAATTGCTGGAGGTCCACTATTTTCTTCTGATTGTCGCAGAAAGTCTCTTCCTACTCACCGAAGAAATCCTAAGACTTCTTGTCATGGTTATTGCAAGTGTGGAATCAAGTATGCCACTGAAGATGGCAGTAAAGGTATCGCTACCGAAAGTTTGGGTGAAGAAGTGCAACATAAAGGTCTACGCCAAGTGAACAATTTGGATTTAGAAGAGACTAGAAATGCTCATACGAAGACATCACGGAATCTAGATAAACCAAATGCCATCAAGGAGTCTAGATGGATGAAAGAATCTATCAACTTTGAAAGAACTGCAGTTGTGAAGCAGACAATTGCTCGTATAGCTTCCAGAAGTGAAGATAAGAGTGAGCCTAAGACAAAATATCAAGCAAAAGAACCTGCTTTCCGCTTAAACAAAGCATATTCTCCTGGAAAACACAACATACTTAAGACAACATCTACAAAAGGCAGCAATAAAGCTTGTGAAAACCACAGATTTAAGCAAACAGCTTCATTGCCAACCAAGAGGATTGATACTATCACTTATCTTGCAAAGGCAAACACAATTCCAGTAAGGGTTGAATCTCAGCCTACCATTCACAGCTCAAATAGTTCTAGAAATGAAGCATATAAGAAAAGAAATATCAGAGGTATGCCAGGAATGGTAGAAGAAGCAATGAAATCTCAAATGCCTTCTCATTCATACAACCATGCTAACAATGATGAGCCATGCTTGGAGGCAATGAACAATGACCAAGAATTTCAAATGGTGAAACCTGATGAAGAAAACAATGAGGAAAAAACAACTGCTATTCAGCCCAAAGTAGATAGCAACTCTGATGGCTTTAAACAAATATCAAATAAGGAGAATTATGGTTTTGTCTCTGTAACTCAGATGCCATGGAAGTTAGAGGGCATTCTAGATTCTTCACAGCCTGAATCCCCACAATCAGAATCTGTTGACTTTTCATTAGTCAAGCTAGATTCCCCAACGGAAGAGGAGAATTTTCCAAATGGCATAGAGCAGGAATCTAGCAATGACTGGTCATCCCATTCTTTGGCATATGATGAAGAAACTGAGGAATCCCATTCTGCAATTGCTGAAGTAACTGGACCAGAGGATGAAACCGAGGAAACAGAAACTGGCAATGACACCAAAATCGATGAATCAGATTCTGCAATCAGCGAATTCAGTGAATTAGAGTACGAAACTGAGAGAATCAAAAGTGGCAGTGATAGTAAAACTTCAATGTTCAGAGGGAGGAGGATGAAACAATCTGCTAGTGTTCATCCTGAAGAAAATCTCTCCGTGCCTTACATGCTGAAGTTCAGAAGAAGAATTCCACATAAGGTTGAGAGTGGCAATTGTGCTCGCGTTGGACGGAAAGACTTTCTACAAATGCCTAGGGTGGACGTTCCATCTGATCTCGATGCTGAGGCGGCATCATTTGGACTGAGGAGGCATCAAGATGTTCTCGAAAAGGACCTGCGTGGTCTATTCAATAATGTGATCGAAGAAACTGCAAGCAAACTTGCTCAGAACAAAGTGCAGGCATTGGTGAGGGCATTTGAAACCGTGATCTCTCTCCATTCTCCAAAATAA
- the LOC122026984 gene encoding nodulin-related protein 1-like, which yields MDSDRSPSHKPRPKPTQLLSSAKVVAGAAKSALRHDADKIDRAEVASAAADLIGAASHYAHLEEKQFGKYVGKAEDYLHHYHSSHSATATATAHSSTAAAADSSSANLGGSGEGHHAGGGLEDYLKMAQGFLKKH from the coding sequence ATGGATTCCGATCGTTCTCCGAGCCACAAGCCTCGTCCTAAACCCACCCAACTCCTCTCCAGCGCCAAAGTGGTGGCCGGCGCCGCCAAGTCCGCGCTCCGCCACGACGCCGACAAGATCGACCGGGCCGAGGTCGCTTCCGCCGCCGCAGACCTGATCGGCGCCGCCTCTCACTACGCCCATCTCGAGGAGAAGCAATTCGGGAAGTACGTGGGGAAGGCGGAGGATTATCTCCACCACTACCACTCGTCCCATTCCGCCACCGCCACCGCCACCGCCCACTCTTCGACGGCCGCGGCCGCGGATTCTTCTTCAGCTAACCTCGGCGGCAGCGGCGAGGGGCATCACGCCGGAGGCGGCCTCGAGGACTACTTGAAGATGGCCCAAGGTTTCTTGAAGAAGCATTGA
- the LOC122026983 gene encoding tRNA (guanosine(18)-2'-O)-methyltransferase-like, translating into MNSTRTLMARSALSYAFHFSLSLSQRFFPSNRSVSAFAAATSSSFPPLRSLGLSFRLSNSYSRKPFSSQSSAAAHVEDPFDTSDDTVEDLLTRRNDRIERMMKMERRSESEGDRSWRRLFPYRDIFRSGSMALGSREVIEVLDPYMMDTRKNRIQRTVENRSYSLCLVVEGLTDFGNVSAAFRSADALGIQSVHVISQGSSKRYRDNRHVSMGAEKWLDIELWNSPLDCFGALRKRGYQIVATHLGIDSVSIYEMDWSHPTAIVVGNEHMGITEEALRLSDLHCCIPMKGMVDSFNVSVAAGILMHHAVCDKISRLGQHGDLTSEESQILQAEFYLRHRESMIGIVDEYAKRKMEGILGKL; encoded by the exons ATGAACTCCACAAGAACCCTAATGGCTCGCTCCGCCCTCTCCTATGCTTTCCACTTCAGCCTCTCCCTGTCCCAGCGATTCTTCCCCTCCAACCGATCGGTTTCTGCCTTCGCCGCCGCCACTTCCTCCTCTTTCCCTCCCTTACGCTCTCTGGGGTTATCATTTCGTTTATCGAACTCCTACTCCCGCAAACCTTTCTCGTCCCAGTCTTCCGCAGCTGCTCACGTCGAAGACCCCTTTGACACCTCAGACGACACCGTGGAGGACTTGTTGACGCGTAGAAACGACCGCATCGAgcggatgatgaagatggaacgCAGGTCCGAATCCGAGGGCGACCGTTCATGGCGCCGTTTGTTCCCATACCGAGACATCTTCAGGTCAGGCAGCATGGCGCTTGGCAGCCGGGAGGTGATAGAGGTGCTGGACCCGTACATGATGGATACCAGAAAGAATCGAATCCAGAGGACGGTCGAGAACCGGAGCTATTCATTGTGCCTAGTGGTCGAAGGGCTTACGGATTTCGGGAACGTATCTGCGGCATTCCGGTCGGCGGACGCACTTGGGATCCAGTCGGTTCATGTGATTTCGCAGGGAAGTAGCAAAAG GTATCGTGATAATCGTCATGTTAGCATGGGCGCGGAGAAGTGGCTGGACATTGAACTCTGGAATTCACCTCTAGATTGCTTTGGAGCTCTAAGAAAACGTGGTTATCAAATCGTGGCAACTCATTTAGGGATTGATTCG GTTTCTATATATGAGATGGATTGGTCACATCCAACTGCAATAGTTGTGGGAAATGAACACAT GGGTATAACAGAAGAGGCTTTGAGATTATCTGATTTGCACTGTTGCATTCCAATGAAAGGGATGGTAGATTCTTTCAATGTTTCAGTTGCCGCAGGCATCCTGATGCACCATGCTGTCTGTGATAAAATCTCTCGTCTG GGTCAACATGGGGATTTAACATCTGAAGAAAGTCAGATTCTACAAGCAGAATTTTACTTACGGCATAGAGAAAGTATGATTGGTATTGTTGATGAGTATGCAAAAAGGAAGATGGAAGGTATCCTTGGCAAACTATAA
- the LOC122027082 gene encoding protein IMPAIRED IN BABA-INDUCED STERILITY 1-like isoform X1, protein MLCLHSFLFTLFRQRGFENRGRDSHAANRIHTTTKGTFLGHKKPRDLTEARRGRVDAQCTLYAAFSSSSLVPGSISGGVSWSSTTRSYRSPHPPLISLERGNPKDSSQKDRAAMGCAVSKNAVSATPVADSSGILRSNQKRLGLISAPSGLHRTGEGTKNGHPEREEENGRLESGGKGKVNDDNTSLQSLRLRNLHKYIEGEQVAAGWPSWLSAVAGEAIQGWVPLKADSFEKLEKIGQGTYSSVFRARDLDTGKMVALKKVRFDNFEPESVRFMAREIKILRTLDHPNIIKLEGLIASRLSCSLYLVFEYMEHDLAGLASSPDIVLSESQVKCYTYQLLSALEHCHSQGVIHRDIKGANLLVNNDGILKMADFGLANFCCPGHKYPLTSRVVTLWYRPPELLLGSTNYEATVDLWSVGCVFAEMFVGRPILQGRTEVEQLHKIFRLCGSPPEEFWKKSKLPHATIFKPHRPYVNSLYGTFQDLPRAAISLLETFLSVEPYKRGSATSALASEYFRTMPCACEPSSLPKYSPTKEMDIKNREASQRRRIAGRQEAMRRPFKADRTSGQSGGLSKLADSKKDAQLNVEATEHNEQKGLKRVDGETRLFVDLQPMPSIKNPDEGHHMKHNSEQDIVFSGPLRVSTSSGFSWARRQREDHVYNRSHSRRNSRRNLSAARDLSDIENVKSKLGPKGPQMGDLHAGSKHHESQELAKIAMLKRWAQLEHPGSFDTSESFPSQDFSEALCNGDPSSMRHNYMGFNNQDRVEFSGPLLSQTRKVDELLQKHERQIRQAVRRSWFRRVAGRRPRK, encoded by the exons ATGCTCTGCCTACATTCCTTCCTGTTCACACTATTTCGTCAACGTGGGTTTGAAAACAGGGGAAGGGATTCGCATGCCGCCAATCGGATACATACAACAACAAAGGGAACATTTTTAGGTCACAAGAAGCCAAGAGATTTGACTGAGGCGAGACGGGGGCGGGTTGATGCTCAATGCACACTTTATGCTGCGTTTTCATCCTCTTCACTCGTTCCTGGGTCGATTTCGGGAGGTGTCTCTTGGTCTTCCACTACGAGGTCCTACAGATCACCCCATCCACCGCTAATCTCGCTAGAAAGGGGGAACCCTAAAGATTCCAGCCAAAag GATCGAGCGGCCATGGGCTGTGCCGTGTCCAAGAATGCAGTCTCGGCTACGCCGGTAGCTGATTCCTCCGGCATTTTAAGGAGCAACCAAAAGCGGTTGGGGTTGATCTCAGCGCCCTCTGGGCTGCACCGAACTGGAGAGGGAACAAAAAACGGCCACCCGGAGAGGGAGGAGGAAAATGGTCGCCTTGAATCCGGGGGAAAAGGGAAGGTGAATGATGATAATACTAGCTTGCAGAGCCTACGGTTGCGGAATCTTCACAAATACATCGAAGGGGAGCAGGTCGCTGCAGGATGGCCCTCTTGGCTCAGTGCCGTAGCAGGGGAAGCTATTCAAGGCTGGGTGCCTCTTAAAGCTGATTCCTTTGAGAAATTGGAGAAG ATTGGACAGGGAACTTACAGCAGTGTGTTCAGAGCCCGTGATCTTGACACTGGAAAGATGGTTGCCTTGAAGAAGGTGCGCTTTGACAATTTTGAGCCAGAGAGTGTTAGGTTTATGGCCAGGGAGATAAAGATACTGCGCACGCTTGACCACCCAAATATTATTAAGTTGGAAGGTCTGATTGCTTCTCGATTATCATGCAGCCTTTATCTTGTATTTGAATACATGGAGCACGATCTAGCTGGACTTGCTAGCTCTCCTGATATTGTACTCTCTGAATCACAG GTCAAGTGTTACACGTATCAGTTGCTATCTGCACTTGAACATTGTCACTCGCAGGGTGTTATACACCGGGACATAAAAGGAGCAAATCTTTTGGTTAATAATGATGGAATTCTGAAAATGGCTGATTTTGGTCTTGCAAATTTCTGTTGTCCTGGACATAAGTATCCACTAACTAGCCGTGTTGTGACTCTCTGGTATAGACCTCCTGAACTACTGTTGGGTTCAACTAACTATGAAGCTACTGTAGATTTGTGGAGTGTTGGTTGTGTGTTTGCAGAAATGTTTGTGGGAAGACCTATTTTGCAAGGCAGAACTGAG GTTGAACAATTACATAAAATATTCCGGCTATGTGGTTCACCTCCAGAAGAATTTTGGAAGAAGTCAAAGTTGCCTCATGCTACAATTTTCAAACCCCATCGTCCCTATGTAAATAGCCTCTATGGAACATTTCAAGATTTACCAAGAGCAGCCATTAGCTTGTTAGAGACTTTTCTCTCTGTTGAACCTTATAAGCGTGGTAGTGCCACAAGTGCCCTTGCATCAGAG tattttaGAACAATGCCTTGTGCTTGTGAACCCTCAAGTTTACCAAAGTACTCACCTACTAAAGAGATGGACATAAAGAATCGAGAAGCATCACAGAG GAGAAGAATTGCTGgaagacaagaagccatgagaagaCCATTCAAAGCAGATAGAACTTCAGGACAATCAGGTGGGCTCAGCAAATTAGCAGATAGCAAAAAG GATGCACAGTTAAATGTTGAAGCCACTGAACACAATGAACAAAAAGGTCTCAAAAGAGTAGATGGTGAAACCAGATTGTTTGTAGATCTCCAGCCAATGCCATCGATTAAAAATCCAGATGAAGGTCATCACATGAAGCACAACTCTGAACAGGATATTGTCTTTTCAGGACCATTACGTGTTTCTACTTCCAGTGGTTTTTCATGGGCTAGGAGGCAGAGAGAAGACCATGTATATAACAGATCTCACAGTAGGCGCAACTCAAGAAGAAATCTATCTGCTGCAAGAGATCTGTCTGATATTGAAAATGTCAAAAGCAAGTTGGGACCCAAGGGCCCACAAATGGGTGATCTTCATGCTGGTTCCAAACACCATGAGTCACAAGAGTTGGCAAAAATTGCAATGCTGAAAAGATGGGCACAACTAGAACATCCGGGATCATTTGACACTTCAGAATCATTCCCTTCTCAAGACTTCTCTGAAGCCTTGTGCAACGGAGATCCATCTTCAATGCGGCATAACTATATG GGCTTCAACAACCAAGACAGAGTTGAGTTTTCAGGACCTTTACTGTCTCAGACTCGCAAGGTTGATGAACTACTGCAGAAGCATGAACGCCAGATTCGGCAAGCAGTTAGGAGATCAtggttccgaagag TGGCAGGGAGAAGACCGAGGAAGTAA
- the LOC122027082 gene encoding protein IMPAIRED IN BABA-INDUCED STERILITY 1-like isoform X2 has protein sequence MLCLHSFLFTLFRQRGFENRGRDSHAANRIHTTTKGTFLGHKKPRDLTEARRGRVDAQCTLYAAFSSSSLVPGSISGGVSWSSTTRSYRSPHPPLISLERGNPKDSSQKDRAAMGCAVSKNAVSATPVADSSGILRSNQKRLGLISAPSGLHRTGEGTKNGHPEREEENGRLESGGKGKVNDDNTSLQSLRLRNLHKYIEGEQVAAGWPSWLSAVAGEAIQGWVPLKADSFEKLEKGTYSSVFRARDLDTGKMVALKKVRFDNFEPESVRFMAREIKILRTLDHPNIIKLEGLIASRLSCSLYLVFEYMEHDLAGLASSPDIVLSESQVKCYTYQLLSALEHCHSQGVIHRDIKGANLLVNNDGILKMADFGLANFCCPGHKYPLTSRVVTLWYRPPELLLGSTNYEATVDLWSVGCVFAEMFVGRPILQGRTEVEQLHKIFRLCGSPPEEFWKKSKLPHATIFKPHRPYVNSLYGTFQDLPRAAISLLETFLSVEPYKRGSATSALASEYFRTMPCACEPSSLPKYSPTKEMDIKNREASQRRRIAGRQEAMRRPFKADRTSGQSGGLSKLADSKKDAQLNVEATEHNEQKGLKRVDGETRLFVDLQPMPSIKNPDEGHHMKHNSEQDIVFSGPLRVSTSSGFSWARRQREDHVYNRSHSRRNSRRNLSAARDLSDIENVKSKLGPKGPQMGDLHAGSKHHESQELAKIAMLKRWAQLEHPGSFDTSESFPSQDFSEALCNGDPSSMRHNYMGFNNQDRVEFSGPLLSQTRKVDELLQKHERQIRQAVRRSWFRRVAGRRPRK, from the exons ATGCTCTGCCTACATTCCTTCCTGTTCACACTATTTCGTCAACGTGGGTTTGAAAACAGGGGAAGGGATTCGCATGCCGCCAATCGGATACATACAACAACAAAGGGAACATTTTTAGGTCACAAGAAGCCAAGAGATTTGACTGAGGCGAGACGGGGGCGGGTTGATGCTCAATGCACACTTTATGCTGCGTTTTCATCCTCTTCACTCGTTCCTGGGTCGATTTCGGGAGGTGTCTCTTGGTCTTCCACTACGAGGTCCTACAGATCACCCCATCCACCGCTAATCTCGCTAGAAAGGGGGAACCCTAAAGATTCCAGCCAAAag GATCGAGCGGCCATGGGCTGTGCCGTGTCCAAGAATGCAGTCTCGGCTACGCCGGTAGCTGATTCCTCCGGCATTTTAAGGAGCAACCAAAAGCGGTTGGGGTTGATCTCAGCGCCCTCTGGGCTGCACCGAACTGGAGAGGGAACAAAAAACGGCCACCCGGAGAGGGAGGAGGAAAATGGTCGCCTTGAATCCGGGGGAAAAGGGAAGGTGAATGATGATAATACTAGCTTGCAGAGCCTACGGTTGCGGAATCTTCACAAATACATCGAAGGGGAGCAGGTCGCTGCAGGATGGCCCTCTTGGCTCAGTGCCGTAGCAGGGGAAGCTATTCAAGGCTGGGTGCCTCTTAAAGCTGATTCCTTTGAGAAATTGGAGAAG GGAACTTACAGCAGTGTGTTCAGAGCCCGTGATCTTGACACTGGAAAGATGGTTGCCTTGAAGAAGGTGCGCTTTGACAATTTTGAGCCAGAGAGTGTTAGGTTTATGGCCAGGGAGATAAAGATACTGCGCACGCTTGACCACCCAAATATTATTAAGTTGGAAGGTCTGATTGCTTCTCGATTATCATGCAGCCTTTATCTTGTATTTGAATACATGGAGCACGATCTAGCTGGACTTGCTAGCTCTCCTGATATTGTACTCTCTGAATCACAG GTCAAGTGTTACACGTATCAGTTGCTATCTGCACTTGAACATTGTCACTCGCAGGGTGTTATACACCGGGACATAAAAGGAGCAAATCTTTTGGTTAATAATGATGGAATTCTGAAAATGGCTGATTTTGGTCTTGCAAATTTCTGTTGTCCTGGACATAAGTATCCACTAACTAGCCGTGTTGTGACTCTCTGGTATAGACCTCCTGAACTACTGTTGGGTTCAACTAACTATGAAGCTACTGTAGATTTGTGGAGTGTTGGTTGTGTGTTTGCAGAAATGTTTGTGGGAAGACCTATTTTGCAAGGCAGAACTGAG GTTGAACAATTACATAAAATATTCCGGCTATGTGGTTCACCTCCAGAAGAATTTTGGAAGAAGTCAAAGTTGCCTCATGCTACAATTTTCAAACCCCATCGTCCCTATGTAAATAGCCTCTATGGAACATTTCAAGATTTACCAAGAGCAGCCATTAGCTTGTTAGAGACTTTTCTCTCTGTTGAACCTTATAAGCGTGGTAGTGCCACAAGTGCCCTTGCATCAGAG tattttaGAACAATGCCTTGTGCTTGTGAACCCTCAAGTTTACCAAAGTACTCACCTACTAAAGAGATGGACATAAAGAATCGAGAAGCATCACAGAG GAGAAGAATTGCTGgaagacaagaagccatgagaagaCCATTCAAAGCAGATAGAACTTCAGGACAATCAGGTGGGCTCAGCAAATTAGCAGATAGCAAAAAG GATGCACAGTTAAATGTTGAAGCCACTGAACACAATGAACAAAAAGGTCTCAAAAGAGTAGATGGTGAAACCAGATTGTTTGTAGATCTCCAGCCAATGCCATCGATTAAAAATCCAGATGAAGGTCATCACATGAAGCACAACTCTGAACAGGATATTGTCTTTTCAGGACCATTACGTGTTTCTACTTCCAGTGGTTTTTCATGGGCTAGGAGGCAGAGAGAAGACCATGTATATAACAGATCTCACAGTAGGCGCAACTCAAGAAGAAATCTATCTGCTGCAAGAGATCTGTCTGATATTGAAAATGTCAAAAGCAAGTTGGGACCCAAGGGCCCACAAATGGGTGATCTTCATGCTGGTTCCAAACACCATGAGTCACAAGAGTTGGCAAAAATTGCAATGCTGAAAAGATGGGCACAACTAGAACATCCGGGATCATTTGACACTTCAGAATCATTCCCTTCTCAAGACTTCTCTGAAGCCTTGTGCAACGGAGATCCATCTTCAATGCGGCATAACTATATG GGCTTCAACAACCAAGACAGAGTTGAGTTTTCAGGACCTTTACTGTCTCAGACTCGCAAGGTTGATGAACTACTGCAGAAGCATGAACGCCAGATTCGGCAAGCAGTTAGGAGATCAtggttccgaagag TGGCAGGGAGAAGACCGAGGAAGTAA
- the LOC122027082 gene encoding protein IMPAIRED IN BABA-INDUCED STERILITY 1-like isoform X3 produces MGCAVSKNAVSATPVADSSGILRSNQKRLGLISAPSGLHRTGEGTKNGHPEREEENGRLESGGKGKVNDDNTSLQSLRLRNLHKYIEGEQVAAGWPSWLSAVAGEAIQGWVPLKADSFEKLEKIGQGTYSSVFRARDLDTGKMVALKKVRFDNFEPESVRFMAREIKILRTLDHPNIIKLEGLIASRLSCSLYLVFEYMEHDLAGLASSPDIVLSESQVKCYTYQLLSALEHCHSQGVIHRDIKGANLLVNNDGILKMADFGLANFCCPGHKYPLTSRVVTLWYRPPELLLGSTNYEATVDLWSVGCVFAEMFVGRPILQGRTEVEQLHKIFRLCGSPPEEFWKKSKLPHATIFKPHRPYVNSLYGTFQDLPRAAISLLETFLSVEPYKRGSATSALASEYFRTMPCACEPSSLPKYSPTKEMDIKNREASQRRRIAGRQEAMRRPFKADRTSGQSGGLSKLADSKKDAQLNVEATEHNEQKGLKRVDGETRLFVDLQPMPSIKNPDEGHHMKHNSEQDIVFSGPLRVSTSSGFSWARRQREDHVYNRSHSRRNSRRNLSAARDLSDIENVKSKLGPKGPQMGDLHAGSKHHESQELAKIAMLKRWAQLEHPGSFDTSESFPSQDFSEALCNGDPSSMRHNYMGFNNQDRVEFSGPLLSQTRKVDELLQKHERQIRQAVRRSWFRRVAGRRPRK; encoded by the exons ATGGGCTGTGCCGTGTCCAAGAATGCAGTCTCGGCTACGCCGGTAGCTGATTCCTCCGGCATTTTAAGGAGCAACCAAAAGCGGTTGGGGTTGATCTCAGCGCCCTCTGGGCTGCACCGAACTGGAGAGGGAACAAAAAACGGCCACCCGGAGAGGGAGGAGGAAAATGGTCGCCTTGAATCCGGGGGAAAAGGGAAGGTGAATGATGATAATACTAGCTTGCAGAGCCTACGGTTGCGGAATCTTCACAAATACATCGAAGGGGAGCAGGTCGCTGCAGGATGGCCCTCTTGGCTCAGTGCCGTAGCAGGGGAAGCTATTCAAGGCTGGGTGCCTCTTAAAGCTGATTCCTTTGAGAAATTGGAGAAG ATTGGACAGGGAACTTACAGCAGTGTGTTCAGAGCCCGTGATCTTGACACTGGAAAGATGGTTGCCTTGAAGAAGGTGCGCTTTGACAATTTTGAGCCAGAGAGTGTTAGGTTTATGGCCAGGGAGATAAAGATACTGCGCACGCTTGACCACCCAAATATTATTAAGTTGGAAGGTCTGATTGCTTCTCGATTATCATGCAGCCTTTATCTTGTATTTGAATACATGGAGCACGATCTAGCTGGACTTGCTAGCTCTCCTGATATTGTACTCTCTGAATCACAG GTCAAGTGTTACACGTATCAGTTGCTATCTGCACTTGAACATTGTCACTCGCAGGGTGTTATACACCGGGACATAAAAGGAGCAAATCTTTTGGTTAATAATGATGGAATTCTGAAAATGGCTGATTTTGGTCTTGCAAATTTCTGTTGTCCTGGACATAAGTATCCACTAACTAGCCGTGTTGTGACTCTCTGGTATAGACCTCCTGAACTACTGTTGGGTTCAACTAACTATGAAGCTACTGTAGATTTGTGGAGTGTTGGTTGTGTGTTTGCAGAAATGTTTGTGGGAAGACCTATTTTGCAAGGCAGAACTGAG GTTGAACAATTACATAAAATATTCCGGCTATGTGGTTCACCTCCAGAAGAATTTTGGAAGAAGTCAAAGTTGCCTCATGCTACAATTTTCAAACCCCATCGTCCCTATGTAAATAGCCTCTATGGAACATTTCAAGATTTACCAAGAGCAGCCATTAGCTTGTTAGAGACTTTTCTCTCTGTTGAACCTTATAAGCGTGGTAGTGCCACAAGTGCCCTTGCATCAGAG tattttaGAACAATGCCTTGTGCTTGTGAACCCTCAAGTTTACCAAAGTACTCACCTACTAAAGAGATGGACATAAAGAATCGAGAAGCATCACAGAG GAGAAGAATTGCTGgaagacaagaagccatgagaagaCCATTCAAAGCAGATAGAACTTCAGGACAATCAGGTGGGCTCAGCAAATTAGCAGATAGCAAAAAG GATGCACAGTTAAATGTTGAAGCCACTGAACACAATGAACAAAAAGGTCTCAAAAGAGTAGATGGTGAAACCAGATTGTTTGTAGATCTCCAGCCAATGCCATCGATTAAAAATCCAGATGAAGGTCATCACATGAAGCACAACTCTGAACAGGATATTGTCTTTTCAGGACCATTACGTGTTTCTACTTCCAGTGGTTTTTCATGGGCTAGGAGGCAGAGAGAAGACCATGTATATAACAGATCTCACAGTAGGCGCAACTCAAGAAGAAATCTATCTGCTGCAAGAGATCTGTCTGATATTGAAAATGTCAAAAGCAAGTTGGGACCCAAGGGCCCACAAATGGGTGATCTTCATGCTGGTTCCAAACACCATGAGTCACAAGAGTTGGCAAAAATTGCAATGCTGAAAAGATGGGCACAACTAGAACATCCGGGATCATTTGACACTTCAGAATCATTCCCTTCTCAAGACTTCTCTGAAGCCTTGTGCAACGGAGATCCATCTTCAATGCGGCATAACTATATG GGCTTCAACAACCAAGACAGAGTTGAGTTTTCAGGACCTTTACTGTCTCAGACTCGCAAGGTTGATGAACTACTGCAGAAGCATGAACGCCAGATTCGGCAAGCAGTTAGGAGATCAtggttccgaagag TGGCAGGGAGAAGACCGAGGAAGTAA